In one Acomys russatus chromosome X, mAcoRus1.1, whole genome shotgun sequence genomic region, the following are encoded:
- the LOC127185261 gene encoding germ cell-less protein-like 1 — MGTVSSRIRSRLNPAAEEEPPAGGNEEEERAEAGAAVVPEEQAGHSGTVATARQPGRKRKAGPGGTLAKVPHRALTRDDLFFLRDEDSDVKICAFQEEWCLHRAYLCRSGYFSSMFSGAWQETNMSTIEMQMPDENIDRDSFHEVLGFLYRGRIEIPPCRVVATLAAASMLQLDEVIRQCEVIMMTSVNAETVCTYYYSAEIYGLRAIKYICRQWLLDNLMTRQNDELLLEINLDLMKELIASSDLLVVEVEMDVYTTLKKWMFLQLELTSTGSQEGLLPIEHLCFAKYKSNSDGAYFLDCEQGRAFVPVFQQLRLAYIICDPPSAHIIDQDELIPATWLTRVYKEQWLALLWEKQNRKLGPMDVYFSDIHGNSMRCSGKLYADEERSWTWPGFKFAWDLVVCYTNKRIIFRRSALKTSCGLGVNLLWQRKVAFRLRVISLDQTGKAVFRMETDYHVLSLRKDQELPVVSLENQDTRFPMYVACNFLYLAPETASCSGRSRSARR, encoded by the coding sequence ATGGGCACTGTAAGCAGTCGAATAAGGTCCAGACTAAATCCGGCCGCAGAAGAAGAACCTCCCGCGGGtggaaatgaggaggaggagcgtGCGGAAGCAGGAGCGGCGGTCGTCCCTGAAGAGCAGGCAGGTCATTCGGGCACAGTCGCCACCGCTAGACAGCCAGGCCGCAAGCGGAAGGCCGGTCCAGGGGGGACGTTGGCAAAAGTTCCCCATAGGGCATTGACCAGAGATGACTTGTTTTTCCTGAGGGATGAAGACAGTGATGTAAAAATCTGTGCATTTCAAGAGGAATGGTGCTTGCACAGGGCCTACCTATGCCGGTCGGGGTACTTTTCTAGCATGTTCAGTGGTGCCTGGCAAGAGACAAACATGAGTACAATAGAGATGCAGATGCCCGATGAGAACATTGATCGTGACTCTTTCCATGAGGTTTTGGGCTTCTTGTACCGCGGAAGAATTGAAATTCCTCCCTGCCGAGTTGTTGCCACCTTGGCCGCAGCCTCTATGCTGCAGTTGGATGAGGTAATTCGGCAATGTGAGGTGATAATGATGACGTCAGTCAATGCTGAGACTGTGTGCACCTACTACTACTCTGCTGAGATTTATGGGCTTCGggccataaaatatatttgccgCCAGTGGCTCTTGGACAACCTGATGACCCGGCAAAATGATGAACTATTGCTAGAAATCAATCTCGATCTCATGAAAGAGCTCATTGCCTCTTCAGATCTCTTGGTGGTTGAAGTGGAGATGGACGTATACACTACACTGAAAAAGTGGATGTTCCTGCAGCTAGAACTCACTTCCACAGGATCCCAAGAAGGACTGTTGCCTATAGAACACTTGTGCTTTGCTAAGTACAAAAGCAATTCAGATGGTGCCTATTTTCTGGACTGTGAACAGGGGAGAGCCTTTGTGCCGGTGTTCCAGCAGCTAAGGCTTGCCTACATTATCTGTGACCCGCCATCAGCACACATTATTGACCAGGATGAACTTATCCCTGCAACATGGCTGACCCGCGTATACAAAGAACAATGGCTAGCACTTCTTTGGGAAAAGCAAAACAGGAAACTTGGACCAATGGATGTCTACTTTTCTGACATCCATGGAAACAGCATGAGGTGTTCAGGGAAACTTTACGCAGATGAGGAACGCAGCTGGACCTGGCCTGGCTTCAAATTTGCCTGGGACTTGGTAGTATGCTACACCAACAAGCGCATTATATTCCGCCGCAGTGCATTGAAAACCTCCTGTGGCCTTGGCGTCAACTTACTCTGGCAGAGAAAAGTTGCCTTCCGTCTGCGGGTGATCTCTTTGGACCAGACTGGGAAAGCAGTTTTTAGAATGGAGACAGACTatcatgttctttctctgagaAAGGATCAAGAGCTACCTGTAGTAAGCCTTGAAAACCAAGACACACGTTTCCCCATGTATGTGGCATGTAACTTCCTGTACCTTGCTCCAGAGACTGCTTCTTgcagtggcagaagcaggagtgCAAGGCGATAA